Within the Haloplasma contractile SSD-17B genome, the region ATTTCTAATGTCGAGCAAACATTATCATTATCAATTATCATTTTTTCTGAATTCAAAAAATTTTTTAATATAAAAACAACCCCAAAGCAAGGAATTAACCTAACTTTGGGGTTGTTTTAATTTAATTTAACTCTTCTTACCAAATTTAATGTATGAACTAATACCTGCTAATGCTAGTGTTCCAATTATAAGTCCTGTGATTAATGCTGTATTTGATTTTTCTTCAATCGTCACTTTAAATGTATGTGTACTTTCATTACCTGATGAGTCTGTCGCTGTCACGATTACGTCGTAAGTTCCTGCTTGATCCATTTTAACGTTTGAAGCATCAATGTTAATCGTTATATCATTTTCTACGTCATAATTATCTGCTACAGTCACTAAATCAGCCCATGTAGGTTCTTCACTGTCATACTTATACGTTTGATTTTCAACTGCTATTGTTGGACT harbors:
- a CDS encoding immunoglobulin-like domain-containing protein, with the protein product VITGHVDLTFEVGTTAPDWLDGVTATDNSGETITVTVDDSAVDMNTVGTFDITYTAVDSEGNEATETITVTIEDNESPTIAVENQTYKYDSEEPTWADLVTVADNYDVENDITINIDASNVKMDQAGTYDVIVTATDSSGNESTHTFKVTIEEKSNTALITGLIIGTLALAGISSYIKFGKKS